One window of Verrucomicrobiota bacterium genomic DNA carries:
- a CDS encoding GxxExxY protein has product MDTDGEEPIFKAESQQVVGAAMEVLNQVGHGFHEKPYENALVIEFELRGIPLLQQKQFGIYYKGKQVGEYIPDLVVWDKIIVDTKVIEKITDREIGQMMNYLKVTGFRLGYVLNFKQPKLEWKRIVR; this is encoded by the coding sequence ATGGACACCGATGGGGAGGAGCCGATCTTCAAGGCAGAGTCACAGCAAGTCGTTGGTGCGGCAATGGAGGTCCTCAATCAAGTCGGGCATGGATTCCATGAAAAACCTTATGAAAATGCTCTCGTTATTGAGTTTGAATTACGAGGAATACCTCTCCTGCAGCAGAAGCAGTTTGGAATCTATTACAAGGGGAAGCAAGTTGGGGAGTACATACCTGATCTAGTGGTTTGGGACAAGATAATCGTGGATACAAAAGTAATAGAGAAGATTACTGACAGAGAAATTGGGCAGATGATGAACTACTTAAAAGTGACCGGTTTTCGGCTGGGGTATGTTCTAAATTTCAAGCAACCAAAGCTGGAGTGGAAGAGAATAGTTCGGTGA